From the genome of Selenomonadales bacterium:
CCCGACGGACCCAAGCCCAGCGGTCTGCGCTACTGCATCAACGCCCTGGCACTGGAGAAAGCATGAGCAGCGAAAAGGTAGGCTTCGCTGGCAGCAGCCAGGGTCTGCTGGTGGGTGTCTTGGAACGCCCGGACCATGCACCGTTACAAGCCCTGGCGGTGTTTGCCCACTGCTTTACCTGCGGAAAGAACTCTCTCGCCGCGACCCGCATCAGCCGGGCGCTGGCTCAGCAGGGCATCGCCACGCTGCGCTTTGATTTCACCGGTCTGGGCGAGAGCGAAGGCGACTTCGGGCGCGGTGGCTTTTCGTCCAGCGTGGCGGACATTGTGGCGGCGGTGCACTGGATGCAGAGCACGATCGGCATGCCTGCACTGTTGGTCGGACACAGCCTGGGGGGGACGGCGGCCATCGCGGCGGCTGCCCGCCTCGACGGCATACGGGCGGTTTGCACGCTGGGCGCACCCGCGACGGCCGACCATGTGCTTCGTCACTTCGGTCCGACCAAGTCCGAAGAGGATGGGCAGATCCAGGTCGACCTGGGCGGCCGGGCGTTCAGGATCGCGCCGGCCTTCATTGAAGAGCTCCAGGCCCAAGCCCACGAGAACCCGGTCAAGGGGCTTCGCGCGGCCTTGCTGGTTATGCACGCGCCAAGTGACGCGGTGGTGGACATCGGCGAGGCACAGGACCTGTTCAAGGCGGCCAGACATCCTAAGAGTTTCATCAGCCTGGACGATGCGGACCATCTGCTCACGCGCCCGGCCGATGCGCAGTATGCGGCTGACCTGATTGGCGCCTGGGCCTCGCGGTTTCTGCCGATGCGAGCCGAGCGAAACGATGCGCCGTCGGACCTTCGTGCGGGCGAGGTGTGGGTGGGGGAGCACGATCACGCCTTCTGGCGATCGATGCGAGCAGGTCCGCACCACCTCGACGCCGATGAGCCCAAGGAAGTGGGTGGTGGCGAACGCGGGCCCGATCCTTATGAACTTCTGCTGATGTCGCTGGGCGCCTGCACGTCCATGACATTGCGCCAGTACGCCAAGCGAAAAGGCTATGCGCTCAAGGATGTCCAGGTCAGGTTGCGTCATGAGCGCGCGCACGCGACCGATTGCCAGGAGTGCGGGGATCGCTCGGGACAGGTTGACCACGTCACGCGGCAGCTCCTGCTGAGCGGACCGTTGAGTGAAAGCCAGCGACAGGACCTGTTGCGCATCGCCGATCGTTGCCCCGTGCATCGAACGCTGGAGAACCATCCGGTGATCACCACCACACTGATTCGGGACTGATCCCAACCACACACAAACGAAGGAGACGGAGCATGAGAGCCATCTGGAAAGGCACCACCATCGCTGAGAGCGATGACATCGTGGAAGTTGAAGGCAACGCCTATTTCCCACACGACGCGTTGCGCCCGGAACATTTCAAACCAAGCGATACGCACACCACCTGTCCATGGAAGGGGCGGGCCAGCTACTACGACGTCGTGGTCGGCGAAGACGTGAACGCTGACGCGGCGTGGTACTACCCGTCGCCCAAGGCTGGTGCGGAGGCGGTGACCGGCAGGGTGGCGTTCTGGCGCGGTGTCGAGGTGCGGCCATGAGCGGGGAACAGAGGTTCGACGCGATCGTGATCGGAGCCGGTCAGGCCGGTCCCTTTCTGGGCGCGACACTCGTTGCCCGGGGTATGAAGGTGGCGCTCATCGAGGAGCGTGACCTGGGTGGTACCTGTGTCAATCGGGGCTGCACCCCAACCAAGACCCTACGCAAGTCGGCTCGTGTGGCTCACATGGCGCGCCGGGCCAGCGAATTCGGTGTGCAAACCGGGTCGGTCCAGGTCAACTTCAGGGCAGCGATGGAGCGCATGCAACGCCGGGTGGAGGAGGCTCGCTCTGGCCTGCAGGCCTGGCTGGGCCAGTTGGAAGGACTCACCATCATCAAGGCGCGCGGTCGCCTGGCGGGCCGTGAAGGCGAACAGTTCGTGGTGCTGGCCGGCGAGCATCAGCTGGTGGCGCCCAAGGTGGTGCTGAACACCGGCACACGTCCCTTTGTTCCGCCGGTGCCTGGGCTGGACGAGCTGCCGTTCCTGGACAACGAACGGCTGTTGGCGCTGCGTGAATTACCGTCCAGGCTGGTGATCATCGGCGGTGGATACATCAGCCTGGAGATGGCTCAGATCTTTCGGCGGCTGGGAAGTGAGGTTGCCATTCTGGAAACAGGGCCCCGCCTCACGGCCCGCGAGGACGAGGACATTGCAGCCGCTGTGACCGGAATGCTGACAGCGGAAGGCATCGAAGTGAACACCGGCGTGCGCATTGAGCGGGTCGGCAAGGCGGACAACGACGCTGGCGTGCGGGTGCAGTTGGCTGGTGGCCGCAGCGTGGATGGCAGCCACCTGCTGGTGGCCACCGGGCGAATACCGAACACCGACTGTCTGGGCCTGGAAACGGTGGGCCTGGAGGTCAGTGCGCGAGGCTACCTGGTCACCAACGACCGGCTCGAAACCGCGGTTCCCGGCATCTGGGCGCTGGGTGACATCAATCAGCGCGGGGCCTTTACCCACACCAGCTACCACGATCAGGACATCGTGGCGGAGAACCTGGCCGGAGGGCAACGCAGCGCCGCCGCGCGCGTCGGCATTTATGCCATGTTTACCGATCCTCCGCTGGCCCACGTCGGTCTTTATGAGGCCGACGCGCGAAAACTCGTGACCGAAGGGCGACGCATTTCCCAGGCGGTTCACGCCATGAAGGACGTCAGTCGCGCGAAGGAAGAAGGCGAAACCGTGGGCAAGATCAAGCTCCTCATCGATGAGGACAGTGGTCATTTCCTCGGAGCGACCATGCTCGGGATCCAGTCGGACGAGATCATTCAGGCGATCGGTCTGGTGATGGCCAGTGGCGGCACCTGGAAGTTGGTCCGGGATGCATTGCCCGTTCACCCGACGGTCACCGAGTTCCTGCCCACCATCATTGATCGACGCAAGCCCTTGACCGCAAGTTCTGGGTGAGCCGGAGGACCCACACCATGCCCATCAACCGCTCATTCAGCGGCCGCAATCGCGATGTCCACAACCACGGCGGTCGACTTCCGCCAGGACAGTCCCTGACGGAAGGTTTTCCCGTGCTGACTGCGGGCCCCACCCCAAAAGCCTTGGCGCTTGGCGATTGGCGCTTGACCTTGAAGGTCGGTGTGCGGCCGGTTCGCGTTTGGACCTGGAGCGAATTCCAGGCCCTGCCCCAGACCGAGCAGGTGGTCGATATCCATTGCGTTACCACCTGGTCGAAATTCGACACCCGCTGGCGCGGTGTGACGTTGGACACCTTGTTGCAGGCGGCCGGACTGGAAGCGCCCACGCCTTGGGTGTTGGCGCATTCTCAGGACGGCTACTCCACCAACGTGCCGTTGGCCGATCTGACACAAGGGCGCGCAATGATCGCAACGCACTACGACGACCGACCGCTCGCGCCCGAGCACGGGGGACCGGCACGCCTGTTGGTGCCGCATCTCTACTTCTGGAAGTCGGCCAAGTGGGTCAATGCGCTGCAGTTCAACGAGCGCGACGAGGCCGGGTTCTGGGAACTGCGGGGCTATCACATGCGAGGCGACCCTTTCAAGGAAGAGCGCTATGGATGAGGCTGTTGGTCAACACCGGCTGAGCTGGCAGACCGCACGCATCGATGCGTTGCAGGCACTGACTCCACGCGTCATGCGGGTGGTGCTGCGTCCTGACAGATGGGTTCGCCCGAGGCCGGGCCAGCATTTGGATGTCCGACTGACAGCGGAAGACGGCTATCAGGCACAACGGAGCTATTCACTCCTCTCACCTCCTCAACGTACCGGGCTCTATGAGCTTGGCATTGAGCGTTTGGACGATGGCGAAGTATCCACCTGGTTTCACGACAAGGCCCAGCACGGCGAAACGATTGAAGTCCTCGGACCGGTTGGAGGTCATTTTGTGCTTGACGAGTCGAACACACGACCAGCCTTGCTGATTGGGGGAGGATCTGGCGTCGTTCCCCTTTTGTCCATGGCAGCGCAACGCGTGGGTGCATACAGCCAAGCGCATACAACGCTGTTGGTTGCCGCACGCCATCTTGACGAAGTGTTGCTCTGGCCCACCCTGCAGCGATGGGAAGCGTTTACGCCGCGGTTTCGCAGCCGACTGGCGCTCTCGCGGGATACCTGTGCCCCGCGCGCACAGGACCACGTTGGCCGCATTGATGGAGCCGATGTTGCTTGGGCATTGCAGCAATTGGGTGATGTGGCGACCGAATCTGCGCAGGTTTTCATCTGCGGGCGTAATGACTTTGTCGAGTCCATCGTTCATATGGTCACCGGGCTAAATGTGCCCGAGGTCTCCATCCGCACCGAGCGCTTCGGAAGTTGACTCTCTTTTTTCTCATCTGCCGTGACACCTGAAGACATCCGCCTAACCCGATACGTCTCTGTCCGTTCGCGCAGCGAACGTCTGTGTGCCCCTCTGAGTGCCGAGGACCATGTTCCCCAACCGGTTTCCGACGTCAGTCCGCCGAAGTGGCACTTGGCCCACACCACGTGGTTCTTCGAGACTTTTGTCCTCGCGAAACAACAGCCGGACTATCGACTGTTCCATCCTCTGTATGGCTACCTGTTCAACAGCTACTACGAATCGGAGGGCGCTCACCTGGCACGCCCGCAGCGAGGGAGCTTGAGTCGCCCGACGGTGGCTGAGGTGATGGCGTATCGCGCGCATGTGGACGAGTCCATGCGCCGTATGCTGAAGGAACCACTGGAGCCCGCGGTCGCGGCCTTGGTAGAGCTGGGCATGCAGCATGAACAACAGCATCAGGAGTTGCTGATCACAGACATCAAGTACATCCTGGGCCACAACCCATTGCATCCGGCGTATGACCCTCTGGGCATCGGTCCCCAAGATGTGACGGCCGAACATGATGGAACCTGCCCACCACTGGACGATTGGCTTAGCGTCGAAGGGCAGACGATTCGCATGGGCCACCAGGGGCCAGGGTTCGCCTTCGACAACGAGTCGCCATCGCATTTGGCGCTCATTCAAGGAGTAGACATCCGTGTGGCGCTAGTCACCAATGATGAATACCTTCAGTTCATGCGCGACGGAGGATATCAGCGCCATTCGCTCTGGCATGCGGAAGGCTGGGACTGGGTGCAAACGCTTAAATTCCGTGCGCCGATGTACTGGCAGCCCGACCCTAACCAGCCTGACGGATGGGGTCATTACACGCTCCAGGGGGTGATGCCGCTGACCAGTCAGGCACCAGTCACGCATGTCAGTTACTACGAGGCACACGCTTTCTGCGATTGGGCGGGGTGGCGATTGCCCACCGAGTTCGAGTGGGAAGCAGCGGCAAGCCGGTTCGACTGGGGGCGTCGATGGGAATGGACGCGCAGTGCCTATCAGCCCTATCCCGGTTTTGCCCGCAGCGAGGGCGCAGTGGGCGAATACAACGGGAAGTTCATGGTGAACCAGCAGGTCTTGCGCGGAGCGTCCTGGGCCACATCGCCGGGCCACGCCCGTTTGACATACCGGAACTTCTTTCACGCTCCGTTGCGTTGGCAGTTCACGGGCATCCGTCCTGTTCGCTCGCGGGAGTCCGCATGACTGATCGGGACAGACTGACGGAGCATGTTCTGCAAGGGTTGACGCGACCACAGAAGGCGCTCTCATCCGCTTGGTTCTACGACGATGAGGGCTCGCGCCTGTTTCAGCAGATCATGGCGCTGCCCGAGTACTACCTCACACGCCTTGAGCACGAGCTGCTGCGCTCACGCGCGGATGAGCTTTCCCGGTGGATAGATCCTCGGTGCAGCCCGATCGATCTGATTGAACTGGGCAGCGGCGACGGGGCCAAAACGCTGTCGCTGTGCCAGGCACTGGCGCAACGTGAAGTGGATTGCATCTACAGGCCTATGGATGTGTCCGCACACGCCCTAGCGGATCTGAGCCGCCGCTTTGACACGTACCTCCCCCGCATGGCCATCGAACCGGTGCTGGGAGACTATTTCGAGCATTGGCCTCAGATTGCCGAAGGGCGACGCCAGGTTGCAATGTTGCTGGGCAGCAATCTGGGCAACCTCGACGAACACGGTGCCGTCAAGCTGCTGCAGCGGGTGCATTCGCATTTGCGCCCGGGTGACCTTGTGCTGCTTGGTCTGGATCTGGTCAAGGACCCGGCCATGTTGCGCGCAGCATACGACGATTCACAGGGCGTGACCGCTGCGTTCAATTTGAATCTGCTGACGCGGTTGAATCGCGAGTTGGGCATGGACTTCGATCTGACGAAATTTCGGCACTACGCC
Proteins encoded in this window:
- a CDS encoding OsmC family protein, which encodes MSSEKVGFAGSSQGLLVGVLERPDHAPLQALAVFAHCFTCGKNSLAATRISRALAQQGIATLRFDFTGLGESEGDFGRGGFSSSVADIVAAVHWMQSTIGMPALLVGHSLGGTAAIAAAARLDGIRAVCTLGAPATADHVLRHFGPTKSEEDGQIQVDLGGRAFRIAPAFIEELQAQAHENPVKGLRAALLVMHAPSDAVVDIGEAQDLFKAARHPKSFISLDDADHLLTRPADAQYAADLIGAWASRFLPMRAERNDAPSDLRAGEVWVGEHDHAFWRSMRAGPHHLDADEPKEVGGGERGPDPYELLLMSLGACTSMTLRQYAKRKGYALKDVQVRLRHERAHATDCQECGDRSGQVDHVTRQLLLSGPLSESQRQDLLRIADRCPVHRTLENHPVITTTLIRD
- a CDS encoding sulfite oxidase-like oxidoreductase, which codes for MPINRSFSGRNRDVHNHGGRLPPGQSLTEGFPVLTAGPTPKALALGDWRLTLKVGVRPVRVWTWSEFQALPQTEQVVDIHCVTTWSKFDTRWRGVTLDTLLQAAGLEAPTPWVLAHSQDGYSTNVPLADLTQGRAMIATHYDDRPLAPEHGGPARLLVPHLYFWKSAKWVNALQFNERDEAGFWELRGYHMRGDPFKEERYG
- the egtB gene encoding ergothioneine biosynthesis protein EgtB: MTPEDIRLTRYVSVRSRSERLCAPLSAEDHVPQPVSDVSPPKWHLAHTTWFFETFVLAKQQPDYRLFHPLYGYLFNSYYESEGAHLARPQRGSLSRPTVAEVMAYRAHVDESMRRMLKEPLEPAVAALVELGMQHEQQHQELLITDIKYILGHNPLHPAYDPLGIGPQDVTAEHDGTCPPLDDWLSVEGQTIRMGHQGPGFAFDNESPSHLALIQGVDIRVALVTNDEYLQFMRDGGYQRHSLWHAEGWDWVQTLKFRAPMYWQPDPNQPDGWGHYTLQGVMPLTSQAPVTHVSYYEAHAFCDWAGWRLPTEFEWEAAASRFDWGRRWEWTRSAYQPYPGFARSEGAVGEYNGKFMVNQQVLRGASWATSPGHARLTYRNFFHAPLRWQFTGIRPVRSRESA
- the egtD gene encoding L-histidine N(alpha)-methyltransferase, which translates into the protein MTDRDRLTEHVLQGLTRPQKALSSAWFYDDEGSRLFQQIMALPEYYLTRLEHELLRSRADELSRWIDPRCSPIDLIELGSGDGAKTLSLCQALAQREVDCIYRPMDVSAHALADLSRRFDTYLPRMAIEPVLGDYFEHWPQIAEGRRQVAMLLGSNLGNLDEHGAVKLLQRVHSHLRPGDLVLLGLDLVKDPAMLRAAYDDSQGVTAAFNLNLLTRLNRELGMDFDLTKFRHYASYCPLEHVARSFLVSQVDQVVHSRTLDRGFVFHAGETIYTEQSQKYSLASIEHLARRSGFDNTCTLTDPRGWYAITVWHRLPFTPTQQTST
- a CDS encoding DUF427 domain-containing protein; amino-acid sequence: MRAIWKGTTIAESDDIVEVEGNAYFPHDALRPEHFKPSDTHTTCPWKGRASYYDVVVGEDVNADAAWYYPSPKAGAEAVTGRVAFWRGVEVRP
- a CDS encoding mercuric reductase, translated to MSGEQRFDAIVIGAGQAGPFLGATLVARGMKVALIEERDLGGTCVNRGCTPTKTLRKSARVAHMARRASEFGVQTGSVQVNFRAAMERMQRRVEEARSGLQAWLGQLEGLTIIKARGRLAGREGEQFVVLAGEHQLVAPKVVLNTGTRPFVPPVPGLDELPFLDNERLLALRELPSRLVIIGGGYISLEMAQIFRRLGSEVAILETGPRLTAREDEDIAAAVTGMLTAEGIEVNTGVRIERVGKADNDAGVRVQLAGGRSVDGSHLLVATGRIPNTDCLGLETVGLEVSARGYLVTNDRLETAVPGIWALGDINQRGAFTHTSYHDQDIVAENLAGGQRSAAARVGIYAMFTDPPLAHVGLYEADARKLVTEGRRISQAVHAMKDVSRAKEEGETVGKIKLLIDEDSGHFLGATMLGIQSDEIIQAIGLVMASGGTWKLVRDALPVHPTVTEFLPTIIDRRKPLTASSG